The proteins below are encoded in one region of Myxococcales bacterium:
- the yidD gene encoding membrane protein insertion efficiency factor YidD — protein sequence MKYVLLALIRLYQWTLSPLLGAACRFEPSCSHYTASCIHEFGAAKGSWLGIKRICRCHPFAAGGFDPPPHRVR from the coding sequence ATGAAGTATGTCTTGCTGGCTTTGATACGACTTTATCAATGGACATTGAGTCCCCTTTTGGGAGCAGCCTGCCGATTCGAACCCTCCTGCTCACACTACACTGCCAGTTGCATTCATGAATTCGGCGCCGCCAAAGGCTCTTGGCTTGGCATCAAACGCATTTGCCGCTGTCACCCTTTTGCGGCCGGCGGTTTTGACCCACCCCCTCATCGAGTTAGGTAA
- the rpmH gene encoding 50S ribosomal protein L34 yields the protein MKRTYQPHRKRRLRTHGFRARMKTANGRRVINSRRRKGRQSLSASVYKK from the coding sequence GTGAAACGTACTTATCAACCTCATCGCAAGCGCCGGCTGCGCACACACGGTTTCCGTGCTCGTATGAAAACCGCCAACGGTCGCAGAGTTATTAATTCACGTCGCCGTAAAGGCCGACAATCTCTGTCAGCATCCGTCTACAAGAAGTAG
- the radC gene encoding DNA repair protein RadC: protein MKNTASSHGCFIAWQAGVSRKPTKHSLDARERLLRIGASALSNSELIALILGTGSAQKNVAALATELLNEFPSLRHIRGLDPKQLSKKPGIGSAKASRLLAAFELGSRANHANPDSDPVLNSSAAVDQHLRPRLAHLQQEHLLALCLDTRLRLKRELPVAIGGLSSCSLRPADVFRPVLSEGASAVLLVHNHPSGDPKPSPEDEQFTHQVEKAGALLGISLVDHIIIGSEGYFSFNDQKMLLVAQDGQKRIFNTLANSGKKSTKK from the coding sequence ATGAAAAACACAGCGAGCAGTCATGGCTGTTTTATTGCATGGCAGGCAGGTGTGTCCCGAAAACCTACAAAGCATAGCCTTGATGCGCGTGAACGCCTTTTGCGTATCGGCGCAAGCGCACTAAGCAACAGCGAACTCATCGCGCTTATCCTTGGCACCGGCTCCGCACAGAAAAACGTGGCAGCCTTGGCAACCGAACTGCTCAATGAATTTCCAAGCCTGCGGCATATTCGCGGACTGGACCCGAAACAGCTATCGAAAAAACCAGGCATCGGATCCGCCAAAGCCTCACGATTGCTCGCTGCGTTTGAGTTGGGCAGCCGCGCAAACCACGCCAATCCCGACAGTGACCCAGTGCTAAACAGCAGCGCCGCTGTCGATCAGCATCTGCGTCCGCGCCTTGCGCATTTGCAACAGGAGCACCTGCTTGCTCTGTGCCTCGATACGCGTCTGCGCCTGAAACGCGAGCTGCCCGTTGCGATTGGAGGCCTAAGTAGCTGCTCCTTGCGCCCAGCCGATGTGTTTCGGCCGGTGCTTAGCGAAGGAGCCTCAGCGGTATTGCTCGTGCACAACCACCCAAGTGGCGATCCAAAACCCAGTCCTGAAGATGAGCAATTCACCCATCAGGTTGAAAAGGCCGGAGCGCTGCTTGGCATCAGCCTGGTGGACCATATTATCATTGGCTCCGAAGGCTATTTCAGCTTTAATGACCAGAAAATGCTGCTAGTCGCCCAGGATGGCCAAAAGCGCATTTTCAACACACTTGCCAACAGTGGCAAAAAATCAACAAAAAAATGA